ACTTTGTATTTGAACCTGGAGGGAGCTTGAGTGTGCACAAAAGCATCAAGAACACCCTTGTCAAAATAGCGACAACAttgaagcttgattttgaaggGTCCTTGCATAAACAGCAAGAGCCAATGGTAGTTTCTGCTGACTATAAGTTGAGATCACGTGCCAGGAATTCAATGATCAAGGCTTGTGTTTGGTATCAGTGTAGAGAAGCTCAATCAAAAGCAATCGGATCTGAAATAAACAAGGAACAAAAATTGCTTTCTCTAAGTGCTGTTTGCAATGAGATACATCTAAGGCATGAGAAGGGCTTGCAACACTATGTTTCAAGCCAGGGGAAGATATGTTTGTGTGCAAAGAAAGGAACAAACTCGTTGTTAAAAGAGCAAGGAGTTTGGAGTTGATTGATCAAGGTTATGTTATCTTACAAggcttggatttgaggacaaatccttttaaaggaagAGGGAATGGTGCGACCTGTATCAGTTTCAAACTCAATTCTTGGACGTCCATACATGTACCAGAAAGACAAGGGGTCACAACACAACCTAATTGGCTTAGTGGAGAGCTTGTTGGCCTTATTCATGAGGTATTGGACCTGGAGAAGGCTATGGGCCTTAATGAGGCCTTTATAAAGATAGGAATGACTATTGGCCATCATGGACGATTAGTATTCAATCTGACTGACCAGGAAATGGATGGGATGAAGCTGGTTGGACAGGAAATGAAATGGGTGATCGGTATGATCGAGAAATGGACTGTTCAAACCGAAATGGGCGAGAAATGAGTTGGAAatggaagatgaagaacctgAGCTGGAAATGGAAAATCAGGAGCATCTTTATCAATAAAATGAGCTTATGGAGGTACTTGGTCGGACCAGGAACAAGATGGATCGAGCCCAAGCAAGAGTTGTTTGAAAAAGGCCTTTATCGGCCCAAAAAGTGGAAAGACAAGCCAGCTTGGATTATGATTGGCCCAAAAAGATTATGCACGAACAAGATGGTttagtttcattttatttattgttttattaagtttaaaCCAATTAGGATTAAGTTTGGTTATATTAAACCAATTAGCAATAGGATTAGGATATGGTTTTTCATAAACAGACTTggttttggtttagggtttattttagtttaagatttcgttttcttctttgttttataTGTAACCACGAGCCTCCATGTAATTATTGAACCATTATTCAATAAAAGTAAGCTTTGGCTCAAGCAATCGTCTCTGAGGAGACTTCTCTATCTTGTTCATGTGTGAACAACTTTTATCACAATAAGAAGAGTGATCTTCTGTGACCCATCCTAGACACCAAGCAGGGTGATCCTGTGTCTCAGGAGCAGCAAAACATCCTTATAGCCTTCCACAGCTTGAAGGAGAAGACCGTCATCGTCATTTATCATCCACCCACGCCCCCTTCAAAAGATCCAGGGAGTTACAGCCTATCCAGGGCAGTACCAGAAACACATTGCCAGGAAAATTGATTTCATCAGGGATATCATTGAGATGTGTCTAGTGAAGGTCCTAAAGATACATACTAGTCTAAATCCGGAAGATATGTTAACAAAGACGTTACCTGGAAGTGCATTCGAGAAGTGCCCCGTAACGCTGGGGATCATTGCCTAAGTGATTTGACAAGTACTCCGAGATGGCACTGTTGTTTGGTCATCTCAACAAGGAGCACATGTTACATCAGAGAGCAAATTGAGTTAGAGGTTTGTTCTTGGTCAAACAACGGAGTTAACTAATGGGAAGTTTGAAGAGTAACTGAGATTCTTACGCAAGGGTTACTAGAGTCTTGCTAAACAGGTTCAGATGCTGGTTGATTGAAAAGGGTAAACTTAGTGAATCTGGATTGTTTTGCGAGGTAATTGTATGTTCTTGAAGAAGTGAAAAGTACTTACACTATTCAAGGTTGGAAAGTCTGCGTGGGTGAACTTCAGTGGATTCAGTTGGATTTTGAGTCAGGATAGGTTTGGGATCTGGCGGTACTGGAACAGAGGCAGAGTCTGGTATTCTGAAATCAGCTGGAAAGGTGAGAGTAGGAGATCTTACGAGTTCAGGATTGTAAAACAGCGGGTCAGGGCTGTTTACAGGTTCCTGAGGAATCAGAAAGGGGTTTTCATTTGTTTTGGGATAGCTATTTGAACCAGAGTGACTGGTTTGGGGAGATGGAGGCATGGTTGCAAGTCTAGGAAGCTGAAGTGCATTTCGGCGGAAGTTCTTCGGTTTGAAACTGACCTAATTCGACAAAGGTGGAGATTTGTGAGGTGTTGTCGTTTTAAGGTCTGGGCTTTGAGTTGGGCTTATGGAGTAATCATAACAAGATGGTAAATGGGATGGGCTGCATAAAAGCTCATTAAGATTCAGCTCAATATCATCGAGCTGACGAGGATAAGGTGACGGTTACAAAAGTGGACATCGTCTTCCTCAAGAAACAGAGTGAAGCgaatacagagagagagagttacaAAAGAGAGAAAGCGAGAAAGTATCAGAGCGGAGGAGAAAGCTTGATCGAGAATAGAGAGATCCAGTAGTTGATCATATCTCTTGAGATCAAGGAGCTTTCTCCGGATCATTCTGCGTGTCCTCTTTGTCATCAGAGGAATCGGAGGCTGATAGTGAGTCATCTTCTTCGCAGTCACTTTGATACTCTTCTCCGAACAGTTCTCGGTAAATCCTTCTGTAATACCTGCACTTGAAAGATAGATCGAGTGAGATCATTGCTGTAGTATCAATCCGATCAATAGTGAAGTGCATGAGAGTTTTGTTCTCTCCCTACTCAGTAGGAACCGAAGACTGGGTAAACAAATTGTCTGTGTTGTTTGCGTTTGGATTCGATTCGTAAACAGTCACTAGTTAAGGAGCTACGCTATCAAACATAACTAACGCTTAGGAAACTTGATAAAGATCGAACTCAAACCTAGTCTAATGCCTTAAcagtataaatcaattttaatgtTTCAATTATTTCTCAGTAAAGGACAAATCAATTGGTAGACGTCAGTGTAGAGAGGTTTCAatgtcaagaaaataataagtgaCGACACATAAGTTTCATTTCAATGTGTTAGAAAAAATCCCAAAAGAAAAGAGAGCAACAAATGACAGAGATAGTGGTTTCAGGTAATCCTTCGCCAACTGAAGAACTACCGAGAAGAGAAGTGTAAACCTTGCCAAAGGAGTGTTTATGGCTTCATTTGTCCTGCAGAGTTTACAAAAATGTGAAGAGGAAGGAAATTATTAGGAAAAAGTGGAAAGTTGTTCCATAGATTTGCTTACCTCATCTTGCGAATTGTCCTCTTTAGATTGTTCACCTGCAAGATAAAAAGGTGTATAAATTCATTCAATGCAAGTTACACAATACAGTTTACAGAAGTGGTTATGTCTCgtgttattgtttttattaccTCCTTCCTCTAGATCAGAGGTCCATAAGGTGAGGTTGTCTCTGAGGAGCTGCATGATAAGTGTGTTGTCTTTGTAAGAGTCTTCATTAAGACTATCTAACTCAGCAATGGCTTCAACAAACGCTTGCTTCGCCAAATGACACGCTCTAATGAATTCAGGAAAACATCATTCAAAAACTCCTAGCACAGAAGAGGTAAAGAGTATTTCAAAGTCTAGCTTACGGATTTATACCGTTCTAGAGAGTTCATGATCTCGTAGTAGAAGACAGAGAAGTTCAGAGCCAAGCCCAGTCTGATCGGATGAGTAGGACCCAATTCAGAGGTAGCTGTGGTCGTTGAGGCCTATATAAAAACCGCAACAATATTAGCATAAGAATAGATCAAGTAAGTGAGagtataaaagaaaattagagAACAAACCTCATAAGCTTTGAGTGATTGTTTAACAGCTTCATCACGATCAGAATCAAACTTAAACTCTGCCAAGTATCTGAAATAGTCTCCTTTCCTATCAAGacattagaaagaaaaaaattgattaatgtGGCTTGAATTATATGCTCTTCGATTTGATTTTAAAGTCAGAATAAGAATTGACATCTTGTAGTAGAAAACAGTATATTCTCCTGAAGTTGCCGATGGGACAAGATGCTTATCAACGACGGCCAAAATGTCATAGCAGATCTTGGAGAGCTCATCTTCAACTTTAGGCCTGTAATCTTTGACCCTCTTTGCGTTCTCTTCATGTCCTCTGGATTCTTCTTTCTGCTCAATCGAAGAGAGGATTCTCCACGACGCTCTCCTAGCACCAATCACATTCTTGTATCCAACAGATAACAGGTTCCTCTCAGGGATTGTGAGTTCCACATTGAGAGCTTTAACTTTCTTCATTGGTTCAATCATCTCTGTTTGAACAAAATTAGGCCAAAATCAATACACAAGTAACTTGATGGTAAAATGTATTTAAAAGCGCATAAAGCACAAACCCAATGTTTAGTTACAAAAACTACAAGGTTCAGGGTCATCAGAATTTTCCATTTAAAtaccttttttttgtcatccgaTTTTAAGCAGGAAACATAGAAAAATCAAAGATTCACAAATCTCCTAAAATGAAAACTTCAAAGTTCAAATTGATCTTAAAATAACATCAAACTACTTAGATGATTCAAATAACTAAAACAGTTCACCAAGAAATGGATTCTAGCGACACTAGTACTGAAAATCATGAGAGGCaccattttgtttttaaaagccGTACATATTTCGACAGGAAAATGAAACATAGGGCTAGGAAGCAGAGTTCGACGATTACAGATAAACTccgaacaataaaaaaaatacgcAAGAAGACGACGAGTAAGCTTTTGGTATTACCATCGTTTCTCTCGGCTTGTTCATTGAGTTTAGCCAAGTACACttgcttctctctctccttctccataagaaaaaaaactatgttacgattataaaagaaatttggcGGTTAGGTTTCAGACAAGAGAAAGCAAAATCGACGGCTGAGAATAAGCCAAGGATAGTGGAAACCCTTAATTACTGATAATAACGAAATCCCAACCGTCTGATCTGTGAATCCACACGTATCTTATGTTCTCATTGGCTTAGATCGTGCGAATCACACTTGTCCACACTCCTAATTCCCTCTTACTCAATCAGAGAGACTGTTTCGCGTTATACCTTTTCTTCTCCCGCCAAATGATTTACCCATATTAAATTAAGgtttttataaggctttattcGTCTCTGATCTGTTCACTCTCCCAATTTCTTCAGGTGATTTAATCTCTTATCTAAATGAACACATTGAAAATTTCCcgcttttatatatttaaattttgtttcagAACGGCTGAGGAAGAAGATGCTCTTTCTCAATTTGATATGTCAAAGGAAGTAGGTACTCTTTCAATCTCTTTCTAATTTGGGAACTTTAAAGATTGTTGTTTgtttgacaaagaaaaaaaaagattgttgtTTGAAAGAATTTGAAATCGGAAATCAGGAAACGGATAACCTTGTTTCGGAGGTGATTAGATTCTCAAAGTGCAAGAATGATAGAGAGTAATACAGACAAGTacaatgtttatttattttacaaagtATTACCGCATAAACAATAATGACAGTttctctttacaaaaaaaatttcttatattaACATGTCGTATTCAGACGATGACATTAGCCTAACACGTTCCTAGATCTATTCTTGACCCAAGAACCCCTCATGACCCCATAATGACCCTTAGCCATTATGCTTTTTGTCTATTCTCATTCAACACCAAAAATTTTATGCTTACGGCTTATTTTCTCAGGTGGTGCCTAACCCAAGGAACATCTTTCTCTACTTATACTAGTAGATTTTTTGCTAACCTTAGCCAACTTCTAAAGAAACAGATATTCCCAAATCTCCATTATGAAATATTTCCAAATCTTGTTCAAAACCTTTTGGAAATTTCTCCAAGGTAAATCATAGCTTGCTTAACCTCTAAGTATCCTTTAGTTCAGCTCTAAGTGGGCTCCAAGTCCAGTCTTCAAGTATGCTACACAGCTTCGATTCATGTATCACTTCTTGTACTGCTTCATGTAGTGCTTCACGACTTGTACAAGAACCCTTGAGGATTTGTTGTCTTTAGCTTCTAAAACTCAGTCGTTATTGCATTAACATTCTCCCCCTTGATGATTGAGTTTTAGAATACATCACACATACACTAACTACTTCAACTCAACCACCATGCTTCCTGTTGTACTCTGTCTTCCCTCTTGCCTTTAGGATCTCCACCAGTGACTTAGGTgatccgctctgataccaattgaaaGTACAAGATGGTCTGATACAGAGAGTAATATACACAAGTACAATGCTTTATTTATTTCACAAAGTACTACAGCAGAAGCAATAGTGAGAATTTCTATTTACAAGAAAATGTCTTACTAACTATCTTCCGAGTTGACTAACTTCTCACACTCAGACAAATATACTAGCCTAACACGTTTCTTCTTGATCTTTCCTTGACCCAACAACCCCTCATGACCTCTAGCCCTTATGTTTTGTGTCGACTCTCATCAGACACCAAAACCCTTATGCTTACGACCTTTCTTCTGAGGTGGTGTGTAACCCAAGGCACGTCTTTCtctatttatactattatattatgTGGCTAACTTTAGCTAACTTCCCAAGAAACATATATTCTTCAATCTCTCTTATGGAatatgatatcactcaaattacccttgAACAACTTTATCTCTccaataagaggttcagttgtagtacttagggataaAATCCACGGGGAGCATacacataatataatttagataTATTAAGATTAAACtaggaaaataataataaagcagTAACCAGTAAACAAGTTGGTTGTGAgaatataacataaaatatttaaacttagGATTTTATGCAGTCAAAATTATGATGTTTAGATGCTAAGGGTGTGTGATAAACCGTCCTAGAACTCGAATGCAATAATAAGATATCCAACTCTCGCTATGAGTCTAATCAGATGGCTAAGTCTTTGTTCCAGCTCTGCATGCGAACAAGGAATGAGCGTCGATTGATACTATAGAGTGTCGATTGATACTacagagtgtcgatcgatgcttgcttAGACAGACAAGCATTAACGACCTAATCGATATGATCACTAGATGTCTAAACCAGCTCTCGCATGTATCTAAGAACCTAGCTCAGCATAATTATTATCAGGTATGAATCAACTTTTACAATTGTCAATATCCTAAGTTCATGGTTCAAGTTAggtactctagaacacaagcagttAGCTCAATTCTGTAAAGGATCCTATTAAATCACCCTGACAGTTCTATGTTTCAGTAATTCATAAAAACCTTAATAAGCCCTATATTTAAGAAAGTAACTACTCATACATAATTAAGGAAAGCATAAGGATAAACTAAATGAATTGCATAAAAATATAGAGTAAGAGATATTGGAGTTTTAATACAAATCTCTCAAGGAGTCTTTGATCTTCTCTTCAAAAGCTACTGAAAACCCTAATTATTACGGTGTGTGAAAGAGATAAATAAGATGTGTGTTTAGCCTAGATGATGGCTAAGCACATATATAGTAAGTAATAAGTCGGGTAGGGGTAATCTTGAAATATGTGGTGACTTTTGGGCTCAAGTCAGTCTTGGTCAAGCCGGGCCCATCTCCTCGTGACGGTGTCGAGCGATACCAAGTGTTCAGTGTCAATTGACACTCCTTCTAATTCTCGGGTCTAGCTTTGATTTCTTGAACAACCAAGAGTTTCCTCATTCTTAAGCTTctaaaatgctccataatcTCCACATTGCTCCAAAACACACATGGACCTGAAAAGATTCTGAAACAGAATCCAAACACATATAATAGATTCTAAAAAGATCATATGGTCTAAAtgtggtaaaatccatggtatatcctgtgaaagaggtttgaaaataacAGAGATTCACACAATTATTTTAAACCATTACCTTCACCTCTGCAATGTTGCAGTCCACATCAGACTGGTGCCAAATTTAGAGGCACTTCAATGTATTAGAGCTTAGCTTAGCAACCGAACCATTTATCCCTCAGCTCAGTTGATACTACATGACATAtccctctactaacctcatttctaCAAATAGATGTGTAGGCTAACTCTTGGAAGTATGAGTCAGCTTAATGCTTGTCATCATTCTCTAATCCAAACAACAGTTTAGGCATTAGGATTGCTTGATAAATTGGTAGACACCACGATAGTGGGTTTATTTAATCTTGTTGTTCAAGTTCTAGATTTGCTCGTATTGTCTTCCTGAATAGTTGTGTGGCTCATGATCCTAAGTATCCCAATGAATCACCCTGAACCTAGCTCTCTTAATCATCAGAAAACCTTAATCCAATCAGTTACTTGTTTATTTCgcttctttaatctcaaaacTCCCATATTCTTTTAGCTTAATATTGAactcataaagataaagtgtaaactgctcctctggaattgaatctcaaatactaCATCTACACTGTTAGCTTGCAGTAGCAAAGACACAATTTTAGTGTATCAGATTCAATTGGTTCACGATTTGCCTTAACATCAGCTTTCGTTGGCTAAGAACAAATCGCCTATCTATGCtttttctagcaacctaaaacacTTTTGATGATTAGATTAAACCTATAATCAGATGCTAAATGACCAGTTTAACACAAGCAATAAGTATAGCAATAGATAGAGATATCAAGGAATAACAATCCTATTTGTGTCTAGCTCATTGATCCATGATACCTaacaccctaaacctaacaagcgactactcagacatgaacAGAGAAATCACAGAGACaatagatgaagaaaacatgctgAATTAATAAAGAAATAAGATAGGGTTCAGGATTCTTCTCAAGAGTGTAGAGATCCTTCTCCCTTTTGCAAAGTTGGAAATCCCAACAAATGGAGCTCTAGAGTCTGGTTTCTTATGTAAAAAATAGcttagaaaaatatagaaaaacagaaaaagaagttATATGGAAGCCACTGGCGGctaggagagaaaatagagagattagagcaaatcccgaaataggttgtagtttccttaaaaatctctg
This Brassica napus cultivar Da-Ae chromosome C6, Da-Ae, whole genome shotgun sequence DNA region includes the following protein-coding sequences:
- the LOC106403457 gene encoding 14-3-3-like protein GF14 omicron; translation: MEKEREKQVYLAKLNEQAERNDEMIEPMKKVKALNVELTIPERNLLSVGYKNVIGARRASWRILSSIEQKEESRGHEENAKRVKDYRPKVEDELSKICYDILAVVDKHLVPSATSGEYTVFYYKMKGDYFRYLAEFKFDSDRDEAVKQSLKAYEASTTTATSELGPTHPIRLGLALNFSVFYYEIMNSLERACHLAKQAFVEAIAELDSLNEDSYKDNTLIMQLLRDNLTLWTSDLEEGGNKNNNTRHNHFCKLYCVTCIE